The following proteins are co-located in the Cutaneotrichosporon cavernicola HIS019 DNA, chromosome: 3 genome:
- a CDS encoding uncharacterized protein (oxygenase) gives MAPVATISFARADDPGARKLELASDAADEINLRKLQEKDNAYDASQFDKNKDQAAFRQFLDENEGSKALYREQHTKQTVEFNVSARKRAFEKPRAVMGIWEAMEMLNTLVDASDPDTDATQIEHLLQTAEAMRADGKPRWMQVTGLIHDLGKLLYFFEPEGQWAVVGDTYVVGCKFPLDKIVYPDTFGECPDLNHLVYSTELGIYEKGCGLENLLITWGHDEYLYMVMKAQSSLPQSALNMIRYHSFYPWHREGAYRQFMGPGDEEALRDVLAFNPYDLYSKSDARPDATKLKPYYEELIAEFFPDKIRW, from the exons ATGGCTCCCGTTGCTACTATATCCTTTGCCCGTGCAGACGACCCCGGCGCacgcaagctcgagcttgcgaGCGACGCAGCCGACGAAATCAACCTCCGCAAACTCCAGGAAAAGGACAACGCGTACGACGCCTCGCAGTTCGACAAGAACAAGGACCAGGCAGCGTTCAGGCAGTTTTTGGACGAAAACGAGGGCAGTAAAGCCCTCTATCGGGAGCAGCACACTAAGCAGACCGTCGAATTCAACGTCTCGGCCCGGAAGAGGGCGTTCGAGAAGCCGCGCGCGGTCATGGGCATTTGGGAGGCGATGGAGATGCTCAACACCCTCGTCGATGCCAGTG ACCCCGACACGGACGCGACGCAAAtcgagcacctcctccagacCGCTGAGGCCATGCGGGCAGACGGCAAGCCCCGTTGGATGCAGGTCACTGGACTTATCCACGACCTCGGGAAACTGCTGTACTTCTTCGAGCCTGAGGGTCAGTGGGCTGTCGTGGGGGATACTTATGTCGTTGGATGCAAGTTTCCCCTCGACAAGATTGTGTATCCCGACACTTTTGGCGAGTGTCCCGACCTCAACCACCTCGTCTACTCCACCGAGTTGGGGATCTACGAGAAGGGATGTGGCCTCGAAaacctcctcatcacctGGGGACACGACGAGTATCTC tACATGGTCATGAAAGCGCAGAGCAGCCTCCCGCAGTCGGCGCTCAACATGATTCGGTACCACAGCTTCTACCCTTGGCACAGGGAGGGCGCGTACCGCCAATTCATGGGACCgggtgatgaggaggcACTGCGCGACGTTCTCGCCTTCAACCCAT ACGACCTGTACTCCAAGTCGGACGCGCGGCCGGATGccaccaagctcaagcCGTACTACGAGGAGCTGATCGCCGAGTTCTTCCCCGACAAGATCCGGTGGTAA